The proteins below come from a single Methanothrix thermoacetophila PT genomic window:
- a CDS encoding DUF7839 domain-containing protein — MPNVLQSRRDSSRFQILVEIAAHQPNVRQKEVADKLGVTPQAISEYIKELVADGLVETDGRMRYRITKRGVEWLLESAAELKRYARVVMEEIINHVSVWPAIARHDISEGERVTLEMEDGLLYATHYRPDVEASGIAISDASRGEDVGVSDLRGLISLDEGKIKICKVPRIQLGGSRRVDLEALARLIPEKGLVGALGIEALISLRKIGREPDVFFGSKEAVVEAAYHGVSSIIVSVDEQIPGILNRLESEGIKYELVDLTLTG; from the coding sequence ATGCCAAATGTTCTCCAGTCCAGGAGGGACAGCTCCAGGTTCCAGATACTCGTGGAGATAGCGGCGCATCAGCCGAATGTCAGGCAGAAGGAGGTGGCCGACAAGCTCGGAGTGACGCCACAGGCTATCTCTGAGTACATAAAGGAACTCGTCGCAGACGGTCTCGTTGAGACAGACGGCAGGATGCGCTACAGGATAACGAAGAGGGGTGTTGAGTGGCTCCTTGAGAGCGCTGCCGAGCTCAAGCGCTATGCCAGGGTCGTGATGGAGGAGATCATCAATCACGTCTCCGTCTGGCCTGCGATCGCCAGGCACGATATCTCAGAGGGGGAGCGTGTGACCCTTGAGATGGAGGATGGACTCCTGTACGCCACGCATTACCGCCCGGATGTTGAGGCCAGCGGAATAGCGATCTCAGATGCATCCAGAGGAGAGGATGTCGGGGTCTCTGATCTGAGAGGCCTCATAAGTCTTGATGAGGGCAAGATAAAGATCTGCAAGGTCCCCAGGATACAGCTTGGCGGGAGCAGGCGTGTTGATCTTGAGGCTCTCGCCCGACTGATCCCTGAGAAGGGTCTTGTGGGTGCTCTGGGGATAGAGGCGTTGATCTCTCTGAGGAAGATCGGAAGGGAGCCGGATGTCTTCTTCGGCTCGAAGGAGGCGGTGGTCGAGGCCGCCTACCATGGTGTCTCCTCAATAATAGTAAGCGTCGATGAGCAGATCCCCGGGATTCTGAACAGGCTGGAGTCAGAAGGTATTAAGTACGAGCTCGTCGACCTCACCCTGACAGGATGA
- a CDS encoding ArsR family transcriptional regulator, producing the protein MNGKRTRIINDPSDLVPLLQVFGSESHKRVFDKLCDQWLTEKELVEIFGDNESVSQSIELLRKSGLIETKWRVPEPGKSPEKEYHSAFSRVQANFFSSMEDLSDLIRVTFMSDDELRDLTEKLREKVRSGMTSISTLSRDLGKSQVYLKAAAKRAKGLTVRGQRIELSEE; encoded by the coding sequence GTGAACGGGAAAAGAACTAGGATCATCAACGATCCATCTGATCTGGTCCCTCTGCTCCAGGTTTTTGGCTCTGAATCTCACAAAAGGGTTTTCGATAAGCTGTGCGATCAGTGGCTCACCGAGAAGGAGCTCGTCGAGATCTTCGGGGATAACGAGAGCGTCAGCCAGTCCATAGAGCTTCTCCGGAAGAGCGGTCTGATAGAGACGAAGTGGAGGGTGCCGGAGCCTGGGAAGAGCCCCGAAAAGGAGTATCATTCAGCCTTCTCGAGGGTCCAGGCGAACTTTTTCTCGTCCATGGAGGATCTCAGCGATCTCATCAGGGTAACATTCATGTCTGATGATGAGCTCAGGGACCTAACGGAAAAGCTCAGGGAGAAGGTCCGTTCAGGCATGACATCGATATCCACGCTCTCACGGGATCTCGGAAAGAGCCAGGTGTATCTGAAAGCTGCGGCGAAACGCGCGAAGGGGCTGACGGTGAGAGGTCAGAGGATAGAGCTCTCTGAAGAATGA
- a CDS encoding DUF5814 domain-containing protein gives MSLNVLAQAGKSRILLLPIKDDRVVFEGYLRIKDTPHGPRPYKFLVKKDTERYLPPDDSVRLLRKANGIFVVDGEEALEQRFVELLNAYQLKHRRVSVCQHCLGRRRVKLLGEDSVSYRGTRICYRCAVDEINREAEFRGIGRAGRRHLAGILARRRDLDEVMDLLNLQRIDPDLTRYDIVPASEEVASLSLDEIEIPIELREHLKRRLSKLLPVQAMAVRKGLLEGKSLLVVSATATGKSLIGEIAGIKNLIEGRGKLLFLVPLVALANQKFEQLSAYSELGFRTSIKVGVSRIRLGRGFSLPTDLDADIIVGTYEGIDQVLRSGRNLGKIGTVVIDEVHMLEDPDRGHRLAGMIARLRFVAPRAQFIYLSATVGNPAALSKRLGAELVEYEIRPVPIERHLIFTSPADKLHLIRRLVGSGASVRSSTGYKGQTIIFTNSRKKCFSIAQSIPGAIAYHAGLQYHERKRIEELFAQGKINAVVTTSALAAGVDFPASQVIFETLAMGIEWLTVHEFNQMLGRAGRPGYHDRGLVYILAEPGRRYNGLESEDEVALRLLSSSVEDVSPQYEEEQQLEEVLANTTVARSMDELKELHKITIGMDDLNRSLEKLRERNLVRDISPTRLGRVVAAHFLSPEQADLVIRGINAGKSPTEIAVDLEQFDALFLRAADQISFKIRMPVAQRVFQGSFFDLISSPDLLKLDRRIQEECLRFARDFMRCTCREAPYCGCVERSVSMRILEMRSQGMDPKGILYALSDDYGIYGYEGDLINYLDQIVRYLEAIEAISRVLGKMEVAEEAARSKRGIEGVDGGSDANMLDTLG, from the coding sequence ATGAGCTTGAACGTTCTGGCGCAGGCCGGGAAATCCAGGATTCTTCTGCTGCCCATAAAGGATGACAGGGTGGTCTTCGAGGGATATCTGCGCATCAAGGATACTCCACACGGACCCAGACCATACAAGTTTCTGGTGAAGAAAGATACCGAGAGGTATCTTCCCCCAGACGATTCTGTGAGGCTGCTCCGGAAAGCGAATGGAATCTTTGTGGTTGATGGCGAGGAGGCCCTGGAGCAGAGGTTTGTTGAGCTCTTGAATGCATATCAGCTCAAGCACCGCAGGGTCTCTGTCTGCCAGCACTGCCTGGGAAGAAGAAGGGTCAAGCTTCTCGGAGAAGACTCAGTGAGCTACAGGGGCACCAGAATATGCTACAGATGCGCTGTCGATGAGATAAACAGGGAGGCCGAGTTCAGAGGTATAGGGAGAGCCGGGAGGAGGCACCTCGCTGGAATACTCGCGAGAAGGAGAGACCTGGATGAGGTCATGGATCTCCTGAACCTCCAGAGGATAGATCCGGATCTCACGCGTTACGACATCGTACCAGCCTCTGAAGAGGTCGCATCTCTGAGCCTTGATGAGATCGAGATTCCCATAGAACTCAGAGAACATCTCAAGAGGCGGCTCAGCAAGCTCCTGCCGGTACAAGCGATGGCTGTGAGAAAGGGGCTTCTTGAGGGTAAGAGCCTTCTTGTTGTATCTGCGACGGCGACCGGAAAGAGCCTGATCGGGGAGATCGCTGGCATCAAGAACCTGATCGAAGGAAGGGGGAAACTTCTTTTTCTCGTCCCGCTGGTCGCCCTGGCCAACCAGAAGTTCGAGCAGCTCTCCGCTTATTCAGAGCTGGGATTCAGGACATCGATAAAAGTGGGCGTGAGCCGCATACGTCTTGGAAGGGGGTTCAGCCTGCCGACGGATCTGGACGCTGACATCATCGTCGGAACATATGAGGGGATAGACCAGGTTCTCCGGAGCGGCAGGAACCTCGGAAAAATAGGAACCGTGGTCATAGACGAGGTCCACATGCTCGAGGATCCTGATCGCGGCCACCGTCTCGCGGGAATGATCGCCAGGCTGAGATTCGTCGCTCCCCGGGCGCAGTTCATATACCTCTCAGCGACCGTCGGGAATCCGGCCGCTCTCTCAAAGAGGCTTGGTGCGGAGCTGGTCGAGTACGAGATAAGACCTGTGCCCATAGAGCGACATCTGATCTTCACATCCCCTGCGGATAAGCTGCATCTGATAAGAAGACTGGTGGGATCGGGAGCGTCTGTGAGATCCTCAACAGGATATAAGGGACAGACGATAATCTTCACGAACTCCAGGAAGAAGTGCTTCTCGATCGCGCAGTCGATTCCAGGAGCGATCGCATACCATGCAGGACTGCAGTACCACGAGCGGAAGAGGATTGAGGAGCTCTTCGCTCAGGGCAAGATCAATGCGGTCGTCACTACATCCGCGCTTGCAGCGGGCGTGGATTTCCCTGCATCGCAGGTGATATTCGAGACGCTTGCGATGGGAATCGAGTGGCTCACCGTTCATGAGTTCAATCAGATGCTAGGCAGGGCGGGCAGGCCAGGGTACCATGACAGGGGTCTTGTGTACATACTCGCAGAGCCCGGGAGGCGCTATAACGGCTTGGAGAGCGAGGATGAGGTTGCACTGAGGCTCCTCAGCAGCTCAGTTGAGGACGTCTCACCGCAGTATGAGGAGGAGCAGCAGCTCGAGGAGGTTCTCGCAAACACAACAGTCGCCCGATCCATGGATGAGCTGAAGGAGTTACACAAGATCACTATCGGTATGGACGATCTCAACAGATCCTTGGAGAAGCTGCGTGAGAGGAATCTCGTGAGGGACATATCACCCACCAGGCTCGGCAGGGTGGTGGCAGCGCACTTCCTCAGCCCGGAGCAGGCGGATCTCGTGATAAGAGGCATAAATGCAGGGAAATCTCCCACAGAGATCGCCGTCGATCTCGAGCAGTTCGATGCCCTGTTCCTGAGGGCAGCAGACCAGATATCATTCAAGATCAGAATGCCGGTGGCACAGAGGGTATTCCAGGGGTCATTCTTCGATCTCATCTCTAGCCCGGATCTCCTAAAGCTCGATCGCAGAATCCAAGAGGAGTGCCTGCGCTTCGCCAGAGATTTCATGAGATGCACGTGCAGGGAGGCGCCGTACTGCGGCTGTGTCGAGCGGTCGGTCTCGATGAGGATCCTGGAGATGAGATCACAGGGGATGGACCCGAAGGGGATTCTGTACGCCTTGAGCGACGATTACGGGATCTACGGATACGAGGGGGATCTGATCAACTACCTCGACCAGATTGTGAGATATCTGGAGGCGATCGAGGCGATTTCCAGGGTTCTGGGGAAGATGGAGGTCGCCGAGGAAGCTGCCAGATCGAAGAGGGGGATTGAAGGGGTGGATGGGGGGAGTGATGCGAACATGCTCGATACGTTGGGGTGA
- a CDS encoding daunorubicin resistance protein DrrA family ABC transporter ATP-binding protein, with amino-acid sequence MDAIQVSDLTKRFGSFTAVDHISFSVAEGEIFGFLGPNGSGKSTTIRMLTGTVRPDEGTAAIMGYDICKHPIRARTSIGFVPEMANAYVELTAWRNLMFMGELYGIPRRERERRASELLKRFGLYDRRGDQVRAFSKGMRQRLLLCMALINDPPVLILDEPASGLDVESSRLIKEVIRELNREGTTVFLTTHDIEDASQLCDKVAIINRGVIIAVDRPEALRLAGSAHHCIEVSFSRSVDERRISGIHSVREVMKSGDKLRLYVDDIDTAIASIVEYAKTNNMRILALSTLAPSLEDIFVRLTHKTGAE; translated from the coding sequence ATGGATGCAATTCAGGTCAGTGATCTGACAAAGCGATTCGGAAGCTTTACAGCGGTCGATCATATAAGCTTCAGCGTTGCAGAGGGTGAGATATTCGGCTTCCTGGGGCCGAACGGCTCCGGGAAGAGCACCACAATAAGAATGCTGACGGGAACGGTGAGGCCTGATGAAGGGACTGCCGCCATAATGGGATATGACATCTGTAAACATCCGATCAGAGCGAGGACATCGATCGGATTCGTGCCGGAGATGGCCAATGCGTATGTTGAGCTAACAGCATGGCGGAATCTGATGTTCATGGGTGAGCTCTATGGAATTCCCCGAAGGGAGCGGGAGAGGCGCGCCAGCGAGCTCTTGAAGCGATTTGGCCTTTACGACCGGAGGGGCGACCAGGTGCGCGCATTCTCTAAAGGAATGAGACAGAGGCTTCTCCTCTGCATGGCGCTGATAAACGATCCACCTGTGCTCATACTCGATGAGCCGGCATCCGGCCTGGACGTCGAGAGCTCCAGGCTCATCAAGGAGGTCATACGTGAGTTGAATCGAGAGGGCACGACTGTGTTCTTGACGACGCACGACATAGAGGATGCCAGCCAGCTCTGCGATAAGGTGGCGATCATAAATCGAGGTGTGATCATCGCAGTGGATCGCCCCGAGGCGCTCAGGCTGGCGGGCAGCGCACATCACTGCATCGAGGTGAGCTTCAGCAGATCTGTTGATGAAAGGAGGATATCGGGCATCCACTCTGTTCGAGAGGTCATGAAGTCCGGAGACAAGCTCCGGCTGTACGTTGATGACATCGATACTGCAATCGCAAGCATCGTGGAGTATGCCAAGACCAACAACATGAGAATCCTGGCGCTCAGCACTCTTGCGCCCTCTCTGGAGGACATATTCGTGAGGCTCACGCACAAAACAGGAGCTGAATAA
- the wecB gene encoding non-hydrolyzing UDP-N-acetylglucosamine 2-epimerase yields MKVASVVGARPNFVKLAPLSRALRERFHEVIIHTGQHYDYEMDRIFFDEIGIPEPDHHLGVGSGSHGKQTGEMLARIEDVLMKEEPDAVVVLGDTNTTLAGALAAAKLHVTLVHVEAGLRSYDRRMPEEINRVLVDHCSDILCCPTKTAVDNLRREGIVDGVYLTGDVMVDAMNLCMDISKRSTILERLDLRPKEYMLATLHRAENTDDDERLWGIIGAFEDIGSSLVFPCHPRTERRLRDLGLWDSLSESIKVIKPVGYLDMLQLERNALRILTDSGGVQKEAYILRVPCVTLRDRTEWVETVNDGWNVLAGASRESIVRYAKGFAPNRSQTHIFGDGEASRRIADVMESFMCSSRDTAQESINTS; encoded by the coding sequence ATGAAGGTAGCATCTGTTGTCGGGGCAAGGCCGAACTTTGTAAAGCTCGCGCCTCTCTCAAGGGCCCTGCGGGAGAGGTTTCATGAGGTGATTATTCACACAGGCCAGCACTACGACTACGAGATGGACAGGATATTCTTCGACGAGATCGGGATTCCTGAGCCGGATCACCATCTAGGGGTTGGATCCGGCAGTCATGGCAAACAGACGGGCGAGATGCTGGCTCGCATCGAGGATGTCCTGATGAAGGAGGAGCCAGATGCAGTTGTGGTATTGGGGGATACAAATACAACACTTGCAGGTGCACTGGCTGCTGCAAAGCTCCACGTCACCCTGGTCCATGTGGAGGCTGGACTGCGCTCATATGATCGGAGAATGCCTGAGGAGATCAATCGCGTCCTCGTCGACCACTGCTCTGATATCCTATGCTGCCCCACAAAGACGGCTGTGGATAACCTTCGGCGTGAGGGTATTGTGGATGGCGTGTACCTGACAGGGGATGTAATGGTTGATGCGATGAACCTCTGTATGGACATATCCAAACGCTCAACGATTCTGGAGAGGTTGGATCTCAGGCCGAAGGAGTACATGCTGGCGACGCTCCATCGCGCGGAGAACACCGATGATGATGAAAGGCTCTGGGGGATCATCGGCGCGTTCGAGGATATCGGAAGCAGCCTGGTGTTTCCCTGCCATCCCAGAACAGAGAGACGGCTCAGGGATCTCGGCCTGTGGGACTCGCTGAGTGAGAGCATAAAGGTGATAAAACCAGTGGGATATCTGGACATGCTCCAGCTCGAGAGGAACGCCTTGAGGATCCTCACCGACTCTGGTGGTGTGCAGAAGGAGGCGTACATACTCAGGGTGCCATGTGTCACGCTCAGAGATCGCACTGAGTGGGTGGAGACCGTGAACGATGGCTGGAACGTCCTTGCCGGAGCCTCCAGGGAGAGCATAGTGAGATATGCAAAAGGCTTTGCACCAAACCGATCTCAGACACACATCTTTGGAGATGGCGAGGCAAGCCGTAGGATTGCGGATGTGATGGAGAGCTTTATGTGCTCAAGCCGCGATACTGCTCAGGAGAGCATCAATACCTCATAA
- a CDS encoding ArsR/SmtB family transcription factor — MHVCRDPDLSGPFQRIQRYIRALHCPTRWAIIRCIGKGERSTKEIYEELSSYGEISMPGLYYHLSALREAGIIEVAGYRESGGIPEKVWRLRTRRIVIDLLDEMEVE, encoded by the coding sequence ATGCATGTGTGTAGAGATCCAGACCTTTCGGGACCGTTCCAGAGGATCCAGCGATACATCCGTGCGCTGCACTGTCCGACCAGATGGGCCATAATCAGATGCATAGGGAAGGGGGAGAGGAGCACGAAGGAGATCTACGAGGAGCTGAGCTCTTACGGAGAGATCTCAATGCCAGGGCTCTACTATCACCTCTCCGCTTTACGGGAGGCAGGCATCATCGAGGTGGCGGGGTACAGGGAGAGCGGCGGCATACCTGAGAAGGTTTGGAGGTTGAGAACTCGCAGGATCGTGATCGATCTGCTGGATGAGATGGAGGTGGAGTGA
- a CDS encoding ABC transporter permease has protein sequence MRYLDQLRRSLAIARKDVWIYYAKGPVMVFGIIFPLFLLMAFTIGRNMTVRDLFPGLMGMAIFFTSTAVGPAILPWEARSRTLERLVTAPVGIWALLLGDVIASFVFGIMISLIPLAVAVLMGVEVLHVMIFLVGMLLATFCFASLSILLSAYPPTDVPATVMMLSSLVRFPLVFISGVFVPVDQLPGWGRAISSVSPLTYFVDLARYSISGVTYYSVNVDLAVMGLFAIVFLVTAIKLHERFLPQRLS, from the coding sequence ATGAGATATCTTGATCAGCTTCGACGATCTCTCGCCATCGCCAGAAAGGATGTCTGGATCTACTACGCCAAAGGTCCGGTCATGGTCTTCGGCATCATCTTCCCGCTCTTCCTGCTGATGGCATTCACGATCGGGAGGAATATGACAGTAAGAGATCTCTTTCCAGGGCTGATGGGCATGGCGATATTCTTCACATCAACAGCAGTCGGTCCGGCAATCCTCCCGTGGGAGGCGCGGTCCAGAACCCTGGAGCGCCTTGTGACCGCGCCTGTCGGGATTTGGGCGCTGCTTCTGGGCGATGTCATCGCATCTTTTGTCTTCGGGATAATGATATCTCTGATCCCCCTTGCTGTCGCGGTGCTGATGGGAGTTGAGGTTCTTCATGTGATGATATTTTTAGTGGGAATGCTCCTCGCGACGTTCTGCTTCGCATCTCTGAGCATACTCCTGTCAGCCTATCCGCCCACGGATGTGCCCGCGACGGTTATGATGCTCTCCTCACTGGTTCGCTTTCCATTGGTATTCATCAGCGGAGTCTTCGTGCCGGTGGATCAGCTGCCAGGATGGGGGCGTGCCATCTCCTCAGTCTCACCGCTCACGTACTTTGTTGATCTGGCAAGGTATTCGATAAGCGGCGTCACCTACTACTCAGTCAATGTGGATCTGGCGGTCATGGGTTTGTTTGCAATCGTCTTTCTCGTAACAGCGATAAAGCTTCACGAGAGATTCCTCCCGCAGCGGTTGTCCTGA
- a CDS encoding 50S ribosomal protein L40e → MARFSEAENRVLNVKICMRCNARNPIRATRCRKCRYKGLRMKSKESRG, encoded by the coding sequence ATGGCCAGATTTTCAGAGGCAGAAAATCGAGTTCTGAATGTCAAGATATGCATGCGATGCAATGCGCGCAATCCGATCAGGGCAACACGCTGCCGTAAATGCAGGTACAAGGGCCTCAGGATGAAGTCCAAGGAGAGCAGAGGATAG
- a CDS encoding geranylgeranylglyceryl/heptaprenylglyceryl phosphate synthase, which yields MLRKRVEIGPVESGLWNAVETDGAAHLTLIDPASQDPERAVQMARSAADAGTTALMVGGSVGATGSALDRTVRAIKDSVDLPVILFPSSAAGLCDNADAVFFMSLLNSRSTSYLIENQALGAPIVSRYGIEAIPMGYIVVEPGGTVGWVGDAKLVPRRKPDIAAAYALAGRYLGMRLIYLEAGSGAESPVPTSMVSAVRDAIGDTLLVVGGGIRDAEAARKLVSAGADLIVTGTGVEESGDVFRFVKDIVTAIHV from the coding sequence ATGCTCAGGAAGCGTGTCGAGATAGGCCCTGTGGAATCAGGGCTCTGGAATGCCGTAGAAACCGATGGCGCAGCACACCTGACCCTCATAGATCCAGCGTCACAGGACCCGGAGCGGGCTGTGCAGATGGCGAGATCTGCAGCGGACGCTGGTACCACAGCTTTAATGGTCGGCGGATCTGTTGGTGCAACAGGCTCCGCCCTAGACAGGACTGTGCGCGCCATAAAGGATTCAGTGGACCTGCCGGTGATACTCTTTCCGAGCAGCGCTGCTGGCCTTTGCGATAACGCTGATGCGGTCTTCTTCATGAGCCTCCTGAACTCGAGATCCACAAGTTATCTTATAGAAAACCAGGCGCTCGGCGCACCGATTGTCTCCAGATACGGGATCGAGGCGATACCCATGGGCTACATTGTGGTTGAGCCCGGTGGTACAGTAGGATGGGTTGGTGATGCGAAGCTGGTGCCGCGCAGAAAGCCGGATATCGCGGCTGCGTACGCCCTCGCAGGGCGCTATCTCGGGATGCGGTTAATATATCTAGAGGCCGGTTCCGGCGCAGAGTCGCCCGTACCCACGAGCATGGTATCTGCGGTCAGGGATGCCATAGGAGATACCCTTTTGGTGGTGGGCGGCGGGATACGCGACGCAGAGGCTGCCAGAAAGCTTGTGTCGGCGGGTGCAGATCTGATAGTCACCGGCACAGGTGTAGAAGAATCAGGCGACGTCTTCAGATTTGTGAAGGACATCGTAACCGCGATACATGTCTAG
- a CDS encoding COG1361 family protein has translation MMRLLILILAILVLFLTACARPDLSVESVNSELDAGRMGSMVLSIRNAQTNATEEGLYTFNSSDALCLVLRAVSHDDRLRILSEPLHLGSLRSGSVVRVEIDALAGEDIGIYPVDIILSYMWLSSIETSGGASPEVYFLYENSTDVFPVEVKVVTGPVLSLFPSKSSIEIKNLGDRTAKSVSVQITSPVVLRRSGIELGDIPPGKSKSIEIPKLEGEEYPVVCMVNYTSGFTEVSTELASVVRTRQLPGGAILLLVPVIAVALYVVFSRNELRRIIGR, from the coding sequence TTGATGAGACTGCTCATCCTGATTCTGGCGATACTGGTTTTGTTTCTCACAGCATGTGCGAGGCCGGACCTCTCGGTTGAGAGCGTGAACTCAGAGCTAGACGCCGGAAGGATGGGCAGCATGGTTCTGAGCATCAGGAACGCCCAGACGAACGCCACAGAGGAGGGCCTCTACACATTCAACAGCTCTGATGCTTTATGTCTGGTCCTGAGGGCTGTGAGCCACGATGACAGATTGAGGATTTTGAGTGAGCCGCTGCATCTCGGCTCGCTCCGTTCCGGGTCTGTGGTCAGAGTGGAGATTGATGCACTCGCAGGCGAAGATATTGGCATCTATCCGGTGGATATCATACTGAGCTACATGTGGCTATCCTCCATTGAAACCTCCGGAGGTGCATCTCCTGAGGTCTATTTCCTCTATGAGAACTCCACAGACGTGTTTCCTGTTGAGGTTAAAGTAGTCACAGGCCCGGTTCTTTCCCTGTTCCCCAGCAAGTCATCCATCGAGATCAAGAATCTGGGTGACAGGACAGCGAAGAGTGTGAGTGTGCAAATCACCTCTCCAGTGGTTCTCAGGAGATCTGGGATAGAGCTTGGTGACATCCCTCCTGGAAAATCGAAGAGCATTGAGATCCCAAAACTGGAGGGTGAAGAGTACCCTGTGGTGTGCATGGTGAACTACACATCCGGATTCACAGAAGTCAGCACAGAGCTGGCGAGTGTGGTCCGGACCCGCCAGCTTCCGGGTGGCGCGATTCTCTTGCTGGTGCCGGTGATCGCTGTGGCGCTTTACGTGGTGTTCAGCAGAAACGAGCTGCGCAGGATAATAGGGCGGTAG
- a CDS encoding DUF169 domain-containing protein: MPDIEDLRELGSRMIAILGLSTSPVGVRFLMDGEVEGAEVLHRHRYCQALMRARHGRSVILNAEGISCPAAARAFGFRPLPEPLRTGRGLVSFGIVSDESVARRMFEDMPHLEMGAVKQIHLYPLEVAKHPPDLVVVEGEAEKLMWIVLSYMHSRGGERVQSSTAVLQATCVDSTVVPYIEKRLNFSLGCYGCRDATDMGDGEVVLGFPASYLPEIVKHLEFLSRKALPHSREKHAFAALKSDEQTGCSELTVG; encoded by the coding sequence ATGCCAGATATTGAAGATCTCCGGGAGCTCGGAAGTAGGATGATAGCGATACTGGGTCTGTCCACATCGCCTGTTGGTGTGAGGTTTCTGATGGATGGCGAAGTGGAGGGAGCTGAGGTACTTCATAGGCATCGATACTGCCAGGCGCTGATGCGTGCCCGCCATGGCAGAAGTGTCATTTTAAATGCCGAGGGGATATCGTGCCCGGCTGCTGCCCGAGCGTTCGGATTCAGGCCTCTGCCAGAGCCGCTGCGAACCGGGAGGGGGCTGGTGAGCTTCGGGATAGTCTCAGACGAAAGCGTCGCGCGGAGGATGTTTGAGGATATGCCACATCTGGAGATGGGTGCGGTGAAGCAAATACATCTGTATCCTCTGGAGGTTGCAAAGCATCCGCCGGATCTGGTGGTTGTGGAGGGCGAAGCTGAAAAGCTCATGTGGATAGTTCTGTCATACATGCACTCGCGTGGCGGAGAGAGGGTGCAGAGCAGCACCGCGGTTCTCCAGGCGACATGCGTCGACTCCACAGTTGTGCCTTATATTGAGAAAAGGCTGAACTTCAGCCTGGGATGCTATGGCTGCCGCGATGCCACTGACATGGGGGATGGTGAGGTGGTGCTGGGCTTCCCTGCTTCTTATCTGCCAGAGATCGTGAAGCATCTCGAATTCCTCAGCAGAAAAGCGCTACCTCACTCCAGGGAGAAACATGCATTTGCAGCCCTGAAAAGTGATGAGCAGACAGGATGCTCGGAATTGACTGTCGGATGA
- a CDS encoding M24 family metallopeptidase: MSRDAVVGAVRALGVDGLLLVGDSVCDADIYYASRFLSSDRFAVLITDRIHLLVSSMERARASSESKADVVETTSDYSMKSRIEEFGSADKAYIKVLEEFVSKHGISHLGIPSNTPAGIYRSLTEQFETSLLDKPFEHIRAVKTPEEISAIAEVQEACESAMEVAVSLIKKSKPTGGILVFDGKPLTSERVRSAVELRLAELGCETLDTIVCGGLMSSSPHSRGSGLLPADMPIVIDIFPRSKSSRYFADMTRTVVRGEPSVEIVEMYQAVKIAQEAGLKCIKEGVSGADVHGAVCRTFDDFGYTEREECGFIHSTGHGVGLSIHERPSLSEHGGTLRSGNVVTVEPGLYYPDIGGVRLEDLVVVRENGCENLTAFEKELVIR; this comes from the coding sequence ATGTCTAGAGATGCTGTTGTCGGCGCTGTCAGAGCGCTCGGAGTCGATGGACTGCTTCTCGTGGGCGACAGCGTCTGCGATGCTGATATCTACTATGCATCGAGGTTTCTATCCAGCGATAGATTCGCTGTGCTGATCACAGACAGGATCCATCTTCTGGTCTCCAGCATGGAGAGAGCGAGGGCCTCGTCAGAATCAAAGGCTGATGTGGTGGAGACAACGAGCGATTACTCCATGAAATCCAGGATCGAAGAGTTTGGGAGTGCTGATAAGGCATACATTAAGGTCCTCGAGGAGTTCGTCTCCAAACATGGAATCTCGCATCTCGGCATACCCTCAAATACCCCCGCGGGAATTTACAGAAGCCTAACTGAGCAGTTCGAGACCTCTCTCCTGGATAAACCATTTGAGCACATTCGCGCTGTTAAAACGCCTGAGGAGATCTCAGCGATTGCAGAAGTCCAGGAGGCATGCGAGTCTGCAATGGAGGTTGCAGTAAGTCTCATAAAAAAATCAAAGCCCACTGGTGGCATCCTTGTTTTTGACGGCAAGCCGCTCACCTCTGAAAGGGTGAGGAGCGCTGTTGAGCTCAGGCTTGCGGAGCTGGGATGCGAGACTCTGGACACCATAGTCTGCGGTGGTCTCATGAGCTCCAGTCCACATTCAAGAGGCAGCGGACTGCTTCCCGCGGACATGCCCATCGTCATAGACATATTCCCGCGATCGAAGAGCAGCAGGTACTTTGCGGACATGACCCGAACGGTCGTCCGCGGGGAGCCATCGGTAGAGATCGTGGAGATGTATCAGGCTGTGAAGATAGCTCAGGAGGCGGGTCTGAAGTGCATAAAGGAGGGTGTGAGCGGAGCCGATGTGCACGGGGCCGTATGCAGAACGTTCGATGATTTTGGATACACAGAGCGGGAAGAGTGTGGTTTCATCCACTCAACAGGCCACGGCGTCGGGCTGTCGATACACGAGAGACCCTCCCTGAGCGAGCACGGTGGGACGCTCAGATCAGGGAATGTGGTCACGGTTGAGCCCGGGCTGTACTATCCGGATATCGGTGGAGTCAGGCTTGAGGATCTCGTGGTTGTCAGAGAGAACGGGTGCGAGAACCTGACAGCATTCGAGAAGGAGCTTGTGATCCGGTAG